Proteins encoded within one genomic window of Festucalex cinctus isolate MCC-2025b chromosome 18, RoL_Fcin_1.0, whole genome shotgun sequence:
- the robo4 gene encoding roundabout homolog 4 isoform X4 has translation MSRGDFTLFHVITALLLPCARVCADDVPPRIVHPPSDVVVKLGKPATFSCRVDGNPKPSIEWLHNGQPLEIAKGDGQLQPMVLSDDRLFFLSVGGSGRGHSHEGTYTCVARNSAGTAISRNASLHIAALQEAFTVQPSDVEVAEGEVAVLNCAPPVGHPEPNIMWRKDGLPINYTDFHYSELNGRLVIAPAEKNHSGAYVCVASNTMGVRESRAARLTVLAKPVLVVKPENVSVRMGESAQFYCQAKGDPPPAVVWSREQGPLPNGRYLMNPDQTLQIHYVTAQDAGKYTCTAVNDVGVVTATAQLLVEAASTKQKDLHIEMSALRLSLENVTIIAPGSNISQVQWKLQSLPIQPHYLDGFEVLYRSLSPAGSDWDTKKVKVPSFQTQVGPLRRGYKYEFKVRPYGSSLYGRESNTRLLRVPETVPSAAPLAVSITVNHDSNNSIHLSWEPPPSETHNGIIQGYQVWCVESFEQHYQNWTVGSNQHWLEICALQPGNRYWITLAAVNGAGVGVPSDPHGFVINPQIRFAPESESQRPDQSPLLTLLQDPVLIGSIGALLWCILMVAAVCLLRRHSKMAHLIPGRDRAKGLRRQASEDIFINHRSKGVRITSTDSPWISESWRPAFNKKYQDLWAQGHKPSGTRNTNFRVPTRKGPSCRDPAVPIVTDSCGVYGTFYVDLMGNGLKTFNSPRHYPKMPHGLPQQQGFETIQIFTQPKTSPLTSREMLPWKQSIRPQPKMGVLRESWEKSHIKQELHAVNSVPIVQIRNQVAPSYVQQRFSHVPSGQLEYNQFADSPRVLQNSASLHLIDVRPPPHRFHLEEAADMHSLTSDEGSSRSTKLTMDLGSLQSVCDTSGDYLQPGSTTTTNINYPSYSPLSASLSSRALDEEQDGTLTAQEATRCLELNPKHEKSSSALSCLRPLTTNMEQNSERNPPAQGPPDTSSEAPAIGLHHARLQSSPSSCYSDWDSSLWNTWSSMTDENFASARTSLISSVDSCYTNASSNFAHFLTMESVSGASLSDFSPPASPLSGLYPSFCAEGNTLRELDAVPAWDWSMNWMDEMEAQYRAHYYGGNTKPLNT, from the exons ATGTCTAGAGGTGATTTCACGCTCTTCCATGTGATAACTGCACTTCTTTTGCCAT gtgCCAGAGTTTGTGCTGACGATGTGCCACCCCGCATCGTGCACCCGCCCTCTGATGTTGTGGTGAAATTGGGGAAACCGGCTACATTCTCTTGCCGAGTGGATGGCAACCCAAAGCCAAGCATTGAGTGGCTGCACAACGGCCAGCCACTGGAGATAGCAAAGGGAGATGGCCAACTACAGCCCATGGTTTTGTCAGATGATCGGCTCTTCTTCCTGAGTGTGGGTGGGAGTGGGCGTGGCCACTCGCACGAGGGTACCTACACATGTGTGGCGAGGAACAGTGCAGGAACAGCTATCAGCCGTAATGCATCCTTGCACATCGCAG CACTGCAGGAGGCCTTCACTGTGCAGCCCAGTGATGTGGAGGTGGCAGAGGGGGAGGTAGCTGTTTTAAACTGTGCCCCCCCAGTGGGACACCCAGAACCGAACATTATGTGGAGAAAAGATGGCCTGCCAATCAACTACACTGACTTCCACTACAGT GAGCTGAATGGAAGGCTTGTCATCGCTCCTGCAGAGAAGAACCACTCCGGTGCCTACGTGTGTGTGGCCAGCAACACCATGGGGGTGCGCGAGAGCAGGGCAGCTCGACTGACTGTGCTTG CAAAGCCAGTTTTAGTGGTGAAGCCTGAAAATGTCTCGGTGAGAATGGGAGAGTCTGCCCAGTTCTACTGTCAGGCAAAAGGTGACCCACCACCTGCGGTGGTCTGGAGCAGAGAGCAGGGGCCGCTGCCCAACGGCAG ATATCTTATGAACCCAGACCAGACTCTTCAGATCCATTATGTGACAGCCCAAGATGCTGGCAAGTACACCTGCACTGCAGTCAATGATGTCGGTGTGGTGACTGCCACTGCACAGCTACTAGTTGAAG CTGCCAGCACTAAACAGAAAGATCTCCACATAGAAATGTCAGCCCTACGACTGTCTCTCGAAAATGTCACCATCATAGCCCCAGGGTCCAACATATCTCAAGTACAGTGGAAG CTCCAGTCCCTTCCCATTCAGCCTCATTACCTGGATGGCTTTGAGGTTCTCTATCGTTCCCTTTCACCTGCCGGCTCAGACTGGGACACAAAAAAGGTGAAAGTGCCAAGCTTTCAGACACAGGTTGGCCCATTACGGAGAGGCTACAAGTACGAGTTTAAGGTTCGTCCCTATGGCAGCAGTTTGTATGGCCGGGAGAGTAACACACGCCTCCTCAGAGTTCCAGAGACAG TTCCCAGTGCAGCTCCATTGGCTGTGTCCATAACAGTTAACCACGATAGCAATAACTCCATCCACCTGAGCTGGGAGCCTCCGCCATCTGAAACTCATAATGGGATCATACAAGGTTATCAG GTGTGGTGTGTAGAGTCATTTGAGCAGCACTATCAAAACTGGACTGTTGGTAGCAACCAGCACTGGCTTGAAATTTGTGCCCTGCAACCAGGGAATCGCTATTGGATTACCCTAGCAGCAGTGAACGGGGCTGGAGTAGGGGTGCCAAGTGACCCCCATGGATTTGTCATAA aCCCACAGATAAGATTTGCTCCGGAATCAGAAAGCCAGAGACCGGATCAGTCTCCTTTGCTGACGCTGCTCCAGGACCCGGTTTTGATCGGCAGCATTGGTGCCCTCCTGTGGTGCATTTTGATGGTTGCAGCGGTCTGCCTTTTAAGACGCCACAGCAAAATGGCTCATCTAATTCCAGGACGTGACAGGGCTAAAG GTTTGCGAAGACAAGCGAGTGAGGATATCTTCATTAATCACAGGTCAAAAGGAGTGAG GATAACATCAACAGACTCTCCGTGGATCTCTGAGAGTTGGAGACCGGCTTTTAACAAGAAGTACCAAGACTTGTGGGCTCAGGGTCATAAACCTTCAGGGACGAGGAACACAA ACTTTCGAGTGCCAACCAGGAAGGGCCCGAGCTGCAGGGACCCAGCTGTTCCTATTGTGACTGACAGCTGTGGCGTCTACGGCACCTTTTACGTTGACCTCATGGGAAATGGGCTCAAGACCTTCAACAGTCCCAGGCATTACCCCAAAATGCCTCATGGTCTGCCACAACAGCAAGGATTTGAGACCATTCAGATATTCACTCAGCCTAAGACCTCACCTCTCACTAGTAGAGAgatgttgccatggaaacagtCCATAAGACCTCAGCCCAAAATGGGTGTTTTGAGGGAGTCGTGGGAGAAGAGCCACATCAAGCAAG AGTTGCATGCAGTGAACAGTGTACCCATAGTACAAATCAGGAACCAGGTTGCCCCATCTTATGTCCAACAGAGATTCAGTCATGTGCCATCGGGTCAGCTCG AGTATAATCAGTTTGCTGACAGTCCTCGAGTGCTGCAGAATTCTGCGTCACTACACCTGATAGATGTGCGGCCACCACCACATCGATTTCACTTGGAGGAAGCTGCAGACATGCACAGTCTGACCTCAGATGAAGG ATCCAGTCGCTCCACCAAGCTAACAATGGATCTGGGCTCACTCCAGTCAGTGTGTGATACGTCAGGCGACTATCTACAGCCAGgatccaccaccaccaccaacattAACTACCCTTCCTACAGCCCTCTATCCGCTTCACTGTCCAGCAGAGCTCTGGATGAAGAACAGGATGGCACGCTAACTGCACAGGAAGCCACTCGGTGTCTGGAGCTGAATCCCAAACACGAGAAATCTAG CAGTGCCCTTTCTTGCCTCCGCCCTCTTACCACCAACATGGAGCAAAACAGTGAGCGCAACCCTCCTGCTCAGGGACCCCCTGACACTTCCTCTGAGGCCCCGGCGATTGGATTGCATCATGCTCGCCTTCAAAGCTCACCTTCCTCCTGTTACAGTGACTGGGACAGCTCCCTATGGAACACCTGGAGCTCAATGACGGATGAAAACTTTGCAAGTGCCCGTACAAGTCTAATCAGCTCCGTAGACAGCTGCTACACTAATGCCAGTAGCAACTTTGCCCACTTTCTGACAATGGAGTCTGTTTCTGGAGCTTCGTTGTCAG ACTTTTCTCCACCAGCTTCCCCTCTCAGCGGCCTGTATCCATCATTTTGTGCTGAGGGCAACACGCTCAGAGAGCTGGACGCTGTTCCTGCGTGGGACTGGAGCATGAACTGGATGGACGAAATGGAGGCACAGTACAGAGCCCACTATTATGGCGGAAATACAAAACCCTtaaacacttaa
- the robo4 gene encoding roundabout homolog 4 isoform X1 — MNVSAWLLYVSWLYTWAEYSQMCKCQDLCPSELENKKYKTRIKAHLHNPLGQKYAPLRSRPHHKKGARVCADDVPPRIVHPPSDVVVKLGKPATFSCRVDGNPKPSIEWLHNGQPLEIAKGDGQLQPMVLSDDRLFFLSVGGSGRGHSHEGTYTCVARNSAGTAISRNASLHIAALQEAFTVQPSDVEVAEGEVAVLNCAPPVGHPEPNIMWRKDGLPINYTDFHYSELNGRLVIAPAEKNHSGAYVCVASNTMGVRESRAARLTVLAKPVLVVKPENVSVRMGESAQFYCQAKGDPPPAVVWSREQGPLPNGRYLMNPDQTLQIHYVTAQDAGKYTCTAVNDVGVVTATAQLLVEAASTKQKDLHIEMSALRLSLENVTIIAPGSNISQVQWKLQSLPIQPHYLDGFEVLYRSLSPAGSDWDTKKVKVPSFQTQVGPLRRGYKYEFKVRPYGSSLYGRESNTRLLRVPETVPSAAPLAVSITVNHDSNNSIHLSWEPPPSETHNGIIQGYQVWCVESFEQHYQNWTVGSNQHWLEICALQPGNRYWITLAAVNGAGVGVPSDPHGFVINPQIRFAPESESQRPDQSPLLTLLQDPVLIGSIGALLWCILMVAAVCLLRRHSKMAHLIPGRDRAKGLRRQASEDIFINHRSKGVRITSTDSPWISESWRPAFNKKYQDLWAQGHKPSGTRNTNFRVPTRKGPSCRDPAVPIVTDSCGVYGTFYVDLMGNGLKTFNSPRHYPKMPHGLPQQQGFETIQIFTQPKTSPLTSREMLPWKQSIRPQPKMGVLRESWEKSHIKQELHAVNSVPIVQIRNQVAPSYVQQRFSHVPSGQLEYNQFADSPRVLQNSASLHLIDVRPPPHRFHLEEAADMHSLTSDEGSSRSTKLTMDLGSLQSVCDTSGDYLQPGSTTTTNINYPSYSPLSASLSSRALDEEQDGTLTAQEATRCLELNPKHEKSSSALSCLRPLTTNMEQNSERNPPAQGPPDTSSEAPAIGLHHARLQSSPSSCYSDWDSSLWNTWSSMTDENFASARTSLISSVDSCYTNASSNFAHFLTMESVSGASLSDFSPPASPLSGLYPSFCAEGNTLRELDAVPAWDWSMNWMDEMEAQYRAHYYGGNTKPLNT; from the exons gtgCCAGAGTTTGTGCTGACGATGTGCCACCCCGCATCGTGCACCCGCCCTCTGATGTTGTGGTGAAATTGGGGAAACCGGCTACATTCTCTTGCCGAGTGGATGGCAACCCAAAGCCAAGCATTGAGTGGCTGCACAACGGCCAGCCACTGGAGATAGCAAAGGGAGATGGCCAACTACAGCCCATGGTTTTGTCAGATGATCGGCTCTTCTTCCTGAGTGTGGGTGGGAGTGGGCGTGGCCACTCGCACGAGGGTACCTACACATGTGTGGCGAGGAACAGTGCAGGAACAGCTATCAGCCGTAATGCATCCTTGCACATCGCAG CACTGCAGGAGGCCTTCACTGTGCAGCCCAGTGATGTGGAGGTGGCAGAGGGGGAGGTAGCTGTTTTAAACTGTGCCCCCCCAGTGGGACACCCAGAACCGAACATTATGTGGAGAAAAGATGGCCTGCCAATCAACTACACTGACTTCCACTACAGT GAGCTGAATGGAAGGCTTGTCATCGCTCCTGCAGAGAAGAACCACTCCGGTGCCTACGTGTGTGTGGCCAGCAACACCATGGGGGTGCGCGAGAGCAGGGCAGCTCGACTGACTGTGCTTG CAAAGCCAGTTTTAGTGGTGAAGCCTGAAAATGTCTCGGTGAGAATGGGAGAGTCTGCCCAGTTCTACTGTCAGGCAAAAGGTGACCCACCACCTGCGGTGGTCTGGAGCAGAGAGCAGGGGCCGCTGCCCAACGGCAG ATATCTTATGAACCCAGACCAGACTCTTCAGATCCATTATGTGACAGCCCAAGATGCTGGCAAGTACACCTGCACTGCAGTCAATGATGTCGGTGTGGTGACTGCCACTGCACAGCTACTAGTTGAAG CTGCCAGCACTAAACAGAAAGATCTCCACATAGAAATGTCAGCCCTACGACTGTCTCTCGAAAATGTCACCATCATAGCCCCAGGGTCCAACATATCTCAAGTACAGTGGAAG CTCCAGTCCCTTCCCATTCAGCCTCATTACCTGGATGGCTTTGAGGTTCTCTATCGTTCCCTTTCACCTGCCGGCTCAGACTGGGACACAAAAAAGGTGAAAGTGCCAAGCTTTCAGACACAGGTTGGCCCATTACGGAGAGGCTACAAGTACGAGTTTAAGGTTCGTCCCTATGGCAGCAGTTTGTATGGCCGGGAGAGTAACACACGCCTCCTCAGAGTTCCAGAGACAG TTCCCAGTGCAGCTCCATTGGCTGTGTCCATAACAGTTAACCACGATAGCAATAACTCCATCCACCTGAGCTGGGAGCCTCCGCCATCTGAAACTCATAATGGGATCATACAAGGTTATCAG GTGTGGTGTGTAGAGTCATTTGAGCAGCACTATCAAAACTGGACTGTTGGTAGCAACCAGCACTGGCTTGAAATTTGTGCCCTGCAACCAGGGAATCGCTATTGGATTACCCTAGCAGCAGTGAACGGGGCTGGAGTAGGGGTGCCAAGTGACCCCCATGGATTTGTCATAA aCCCACAGATAAGATTTGCTCCGGAATCAGAAAGCCAGAGACCGGATCAGTCTCCTTTGCTGACGCTGCTCCAGGACCCGGTTTTGATCGGCAGCATTGGTGCCCTCCTGTGGTGCATTTTGATGGTTGCAGCGGTCTGCCTTTTAAGACGCCACAGCAAAATGGCTCATCTAATTCCAGGACGTGACAGGGCTAAAG GTTTGCGAAGACAAGCGAGTGAGGATATCTTCATTAATCACAGGTCAAAAGGAGTGAG GATAACATCAACAGACTCTCCGTGGATCTCTGAGAGTTGGAGACCGGCTTTTAACAAGAAGTACCAAGACTTGTGGGCTCAGGGTCATAAACCTTCAGGGACGAGGAACACAA ACTTTCGAGTGCCAACCAGGAAGGGCCCGAGCTGCAGGGACCCAGCTGTTCCTATTGTGACTGACAGCTGTGGCGTCTACGGCACCTTTTACGTTGACCTCATGGGAAATGGGCTCAAGACCTTCAACAGTCCCAGGCATTACCCCAAAATGCCTCATGGTCTGCCACAACAGCAAGGATTTGAGACCATTCAGATATTCACTCAGCCTAAGACCTCACCTCTCACTAGTAGAGAgatgttgccatggaaacagtCCATAAGACCTCAGCCCAAAATGGGTGTTTTGAGGGAGTCGTGGGAGAAGAGCCACATCAAGCAAG AGTTGCATGCAGTGAACAGTGTACCCATAGTACAAATCAGGAACCAGGTTGCCCCATCTTATGTCCAACAGAGATTCAGTCATGTGCCATCGGGTCAGCTCG AGTATAATCAGTTTGCTGACAGTCCTCGAGTGCTGCAGAATTCTGCGTCACTACACCTGATAGATGTGCGGCCACCACCACATCGATTTCACTTGGAGGAAGCTGCAGACATGCACAGTCTGACCTCAGATGAAGG ATCCAGTCGCTCCACCAAGCTAACAATGGATCTGGGCTCACTCCAGTCAGTGTGTGATACGTCAGGCGACTATCTACAGCCAGgatccaccaccaccaccaacattAACTACCCTTCCTACAGCCCTCTATCCGCTTCACTGTCCAGCAGAGCTCTGGATGAAGAACAGGATGGCACGCTAACTGCACAGGAAGCCACTCGGTGTCTGGAGCTGAATCCCAAACACGAGAAATCTAG CAGTGCCCTTTCTTGCCTCCGCCCTCTTACCACCAACATGGAGCAAAACAGTGAGCGCAACCCTCCTGCTCAGGGACCCCCTGACACTTCCTCTGAGGCCCCGGCGATTGGATTGCATCATGCTCGCCTTCAAAGCTCACCTTCCTCCTGTTACAGTGACTGGGACAGCTCCCTATGGAACACCTGGAGCTCAATGACGGATGAAAACTTTGCAAGTGCCCGTACAAGTCTAATCAGCTCCGTAGACAGCTGCTACACTAATGCCAGTAGCAACTTTGCCCACTTTCTGACAATGGAGTCTGTTTCTGGAGCTTCGTTGTCAG ACTTTTCTCCACCAGCTTCCCCTCTCAGCGGCCTGTATCCATCATTTTGTGCTGAGGGCAACACGCTCAGAGAGCTGGACGCTGTTCCTGCGTGGGACTGGAGCATGAACTGGATGGACGAAATGGAGGCACAGTACAGAGCCCACTATTATGGCGGAAATACAAAACCCTtaaacacttaa
- the robo4 gene encoding roundabout homolog 4 isoform X2, producing the protein MNVSAWLLYVSWLYTWAEYSQMCKCQDLCPSELENKKYKTRIKAHLHNPLGQKYAPLRSRPHHKKGARVCADDVPPRIVHPPSDVVVKLGKPATFSCRVDGNPKPSIEWLHNGQPLEIAKGDGQLQPMVLSDDRLFFLSVGGSGRGHSHEGTYTCVARNSAGTAISRNASLHIAALQEAFTVQPSDVEVAEGEVAVLNCAPPVGHPEPNIMWRKDGLPINYTDFHYSELNGRLVIAPAEKNHSGAYVCVASNTMGVRESRAARLTVLAKPVLVVKPENVSVRMGESAQFYCQAKGDPPPAVVWSREQGPLPNGRYLMNPDQTLQIHYVTAQDAGKYTCTAVNDVGVVTATAQLLVEAASTKQKDLHIEMSALRLSLENVTIIAPGSNISQVQWKLQSLPIQPHYLDGFEVLYRSLSPAGSDWDTKKVKVPSFQTQVGPLRRGYKYEFKVRPYGSSLYGRESNTRLLRVPETVPSAAPLAVSITVNHDSNNSIHLSWEPPPSETHNGIIQGYQVWCVESFEQHYQNWTVGSNQHWLEICALQPGNRYWITLAAVNGAGVGVPSDPHGFVINPQIRFAPESESQRPDQSPLLTLLQDPVLIGSIGALLWCILMVAAVCLLRRHSKMAHLIPGRDRAKGLRRQASEDIFINHRSKGVRITSTDSPWISESWRPAFNKKYQDLWAQGHKPSGTRNTNFRVPTRKGPSCRDPAVPIVTDSCGVYGTFYVDLMGNGLKTFNSPRHYPKMPHGLPQQQGFETIQIFTQPKTSPLTSREMLPWKQSIRPQPKMGVLRESWEKSHIKQELHAVNSVPIVQIRNQVAPSYVQQRFSHVPSGQLEYNQFADSPRVLQNSASLHLIDVRPPPHRFHLEEAADMHSLTSDEGSSRSTKLTMDLGSLQSVCDTSGDYLQPGSTTTTNINYPSYSPLSASLSSRALDEEQDGTLTAQEATRCLELNPKHEKSSALSCLRPLTTNMEQNSERNPPAQGPPDTSSEAPAIGLHHARLQSSPSSCYSDWDSSLWNTWSSMTDENFASARTSLISSVDSCYTNASSNFAHFLTMESVSGASLSDFSPPASPLSGLYPSFCAEGNTLRELDAVPAWDWSMNWMDEMEAQYRAHYYGGNTKPLNT; encoded by the exons gtgCCAGAGTTTGTGCTGACGATGTGCCACCCCGCATCGTGCACCCGCCCTCTGATGTTGTGGTGAAATTGGGGAAACCGGCTACATTCTCTTGCCGAGTGGATGGCAACCCAAAGCCAAGCATTGAGTGGCTGCACAACGGCCAGCCACTGGAGATAGCAAAGGGAGATGGCCAACTACAGCCCATGGTTTTGTCAGATGATCGGCTCTTCTTCCTGAGTGTGGGTGGGAGTGGGCGTGGCCACTCGCACGAGGGTACCTACACATGTGTGGCGAGGAACAGTGCAGGAACAGCTATCAGCCGTAATGCATCCTTGCACATCGCAG CACTGCAGGAGGCCTTCACTGTGCAGCCCAGTGATGTGGAGGTGGCAGAGGGGGAGGTAGCTGTTTTAAACTGTGCCCCCCCAGTGGGACACCCAGAACCGAACATTATGTGGAGAAAAGATGGCCTGCCAATCAACTACACTGACTTCCACTACAGT GAGCTGAATGGAAGGCTTGTCATCGCTCCTGCAGAGAAGAACCACTCCGGTGCCTACGTGTGTGTGGCCAGCAACACCATGGGGGTGCGCGAGAGCAGGGCAGCTCGACTGACTGTGCTTG CAAAGCCAGTTTTAGTGGTGAAGCCTGAAAATGTCTCGGTGAGAATGGGAGAGTCTGCCCAGTTCTACTGTCAGGCAAAAGGTGACCCACCACCTGCGGTGGTCTGGAGCAGAGAGCAGGGGCCGCTGCCCAACGGCAG ATATCTTATGAACCCAGACCAGACTCTTCAGATCCATTATGTGACAGCCCAAGATGCTGGCAAGTACACCTGCACTGCAGTCAATGATGTCGGTGTGGTGACTGCCACTGCACAGCTACTAGTTGAAG CTGCCAGCACTAAACAGAAAGATCTCCACATAGAAATGTCAGCCCTACGACTGTCTCTCGAAAATGTCACCATCATAGCCCCAGGGTCCAACATATCTCAAGTACAGTGGAAG CTCCAGTCCCTTCCCATTCAGCCTCATTACCTGGATGGCTTTGAGGTTCTCTATCGTTCCCTTTCACCTGCCGGCTCAGACTGGGACACAAAAAAGGTGAAAGTGCCAAGCTTTCAGACACAGGTTGGCCCATTACGGAGAGGCTACAAGTACGAGTTTAAGGTTCGTCCCTATGGCAGCAGTTTGTATGGCCGGGAGAGTAACACACGCCTCCTCAGAGTTCCAGAGACAG TTCCCAGTGCAGCTCCATTGGCTGTGTCCATAACAGTTAACCACGATAGCAATAACTCCATCCACCTGAGCTGGGAGCCTCCGCCATCTGAAACTCATAATGGGATCATACAAGGTTATCAG GTGTGGTGTGTAGAGTCATTTGAGCAGCACTATCAAAACTGGACTGTTGGTAGCAACCAGCACTGGCTTGAAATTTGTGCCCTGCAACCAGGGAATCGCTATTGGATTACCCTAGCAGCAGTGAACGGGGCTGGAGTAGGGGTGCCAAGTGACCCCCATGGATTTGTCATAA aCCCACAGATAAGATTTGCTCCGGAATCAGAAAGCCAGAGACCGGATCAGTCTCCTTTGCTGACGCTGCTCCAGGACCCGGTTTTGATCGGCAGCATTGGTGCCCTCCTGTGGTGCATTTTGATGGTTGCAGCGGTCTGCCTTTTAAGACGCCACAGCAAAATGGCTCATCTAATTCCAGGACGTGACAGGGCTAAAG GTTTGCGAAGACAAGCGAGTGAGGATATCTTCATTAATCACAGGTCAAAAGGAGTGAG GATAACATCAACAGACTCTCCGTGGATCTCTGAGAGTTGGAGACCGGCTTTTAACAAGAAGTACCAAGACTTGTGGGCTCAGGGTCATAAACCTTCAGGGACGAGGAACACAA ACTTTCGAGTGCCAACCAGGAAGGGCCCGAGCTGCAGGGACCCAGCTGTTCCTATTGTGACTGACAGCTGTGGCGTCTACGGCACCTTTTACGTTGACCTCATGGGAAATGGGCTCAAGACCTTCAACAGTCCCAGGCATTACCCCAAAATGCCTCATGGTCTGCCACAACAGCAAGGATTTGAGACCATTCAGATATTCACTCAGCCTAAGACCTCACCTCTCACTAGTAGAGAgatgttgccatggaaacagtCCATAAGACCTCAGCCCAAAATGGGTGTTTTGAGGGAGTCGTGGGAGAAGAGCCACATCAAGCAAG AGTTGCATGCAGTGAACAGTGTACCCATAGTACAAATCAGGAACCAGGTTGCCCCATCTTATGTCCAACAGAGATTCAGTCATGTGCCATCGGGTCAGCTCG AGTATAATCAGTTTGCTGACAGTCCTCGAGTGCTGCAGAATTCTGCGTCACTACACCTGATAGATGTGCGGCCACCACCACATCGATTTCACTTGGAGGAAGCTGCAGACATGCACAGTCTGACCTCAGATGAAGG ATCCAGTCGCTCCACCAAGCTAACAATGGATCTGGGCTCACTCCAGTCAGTGTGTGATACGTCAGGCGACTATCTACAGCCAGgatccaccaccaccaccaacattAACTACCCTTCCTACAGCCCTCTATCCGCTTCACTGTCCAGCAGAGCTCTGGATGAAGAACAGGATGGCACGCTAACTGCACAGGAAGCCACTCGGTGTCTGGAGCTGAATCCCAAACACGAGAAATCTAG TGCCCTTTCTTGCCTCCGCCCTCTTACCACCAACATGGAGCAAAACAGTGAGCGCAACCCTCCTGCTCAGGGACCCCCTGACACTTCCTCTGAGGCCCCGGCGATTGGATTGCATCATGCTCGCCTTCAAAGCTCACCTTCCTCCTGTTACAGTGACTGGGACAGCTCCCTATGGAACACCTGGAGCTCAATGACGGATGAAAACTTTGCAAGTGCCCGTACAAGTCTAATCAGCTCCGTAGACAGCTGCTACACTAATGCCAGTAGCAACTTTGCCCACTTTCTGACAATGGAGTCTGTTTCTGGAGCTTCGTTGTCAG ACTTTTCTCCACCAGCTTCCCCTCTCAGCGGCCTGTATCCATCATTTTGTGCTGAGGGCAACACGCTCAGAGAGCTGGACGCTGTTCCTGCGTGGGACTGGAGCATGAACTGGATGGACGAAATGGAGGCACAGTACAGAGCCCACTATTATGGCGGAAATACAAAACCCTtaaacacttaa